In one window of Thiobacillus sp. DNA:
- a CDS encoding ABC transporter ATP-binding protein — protein sequence MSEARTGLSVENLRVEIAAGGRRLVPVDGVSFGVGVNECVALLGESGCGKSMTALGLMRLLPEAARVTAGQVALGGEELLGLPETGMREVRGGRLAMIFQEPQTSLNPVMTVAEQMQEALAAHRRLSGPAALAEAAVLLEAVGLEAGKLESYPFQLSGGQRQRALIAMMLAGEPEVLIADEPTTALDVSVQAQILKLLKQLQQERGMGLLLITHDLDVASDMADRVAVMYAGQIVEWASRDQLYKAPRHPYTQKLFAVLPRLDRRGQRLDSLPGRVPSPDAELPGCRFADRCPQVFPRCGTEVPGWHEVEPGHFSRCHLAEEGLARSEAKARLPEPPGGLPRDLSLDKVPVLEIADLAVHFPLRRGLLRRTVDHFRAVDGVSLSIAAGETLALVGESGCGKTTLARAVLRLTEPTSGEVRLTGENLGDMKGEVLRRKRRDMQIVFQDPFSSLNPRMKVGAILEEGMAALMPELGARARAERVASLLERVGLPLEATGRYPHEFSGGQRQRIAIARALAVEPKLLILDEPTSALDVSVQAQILNLLADIQARSGLAYLFITHNLSVVGYLAHRVAVMRQGRILEQGETEAMLTQPSSYYTRQLLDAVPGRGRMG from the coding sequence ATGAGCGAAGCCCGCACCGGCCTGAGCGTTGAAAACCTGCGGGTGGAGATCGCCGCCGGTGGCCGCCGGCTTGTGCCCGTGGACGGAGTCAGCTTCGGGGTGGGGGTCAACGAGTGCGTGGCCCTGCTGGGTGAGTCCGGCTGCGGCAAGTCCATGACCGCTCTGGGCCTCATGCGCCTGCTGCCCGAGGCGGCGAGGGTGACGGCGGGCCAGGTGGCCCTGGGAGGAGAAGAACTCCTGGGCCTGCCGGAAACCGGCATGCGCGAAGTCAGGGGCGGGCGCCTGGCCATGATCTTCCAGGAGCCCCAGACCTCCCTGAACCCGGTGATGACCGTGGCGGAACAGATGCAGGAAGCCCTGGCCGCCCATCGCCGCCTGTCTGGACCGGCGGCCCTGGCCGAGGCGGCGGTATTGCTGGAGGCCGTGGGCCTGGAGGCCGGCAAGCTGGAGTCCTACCCCTTCCAGCTTTCCGGTGGCCAGCGGCAACGCGCCCTCATCGCCATGATGCTTGCGGGAGAGCCTGAGGTGCTCATCGCCGACGAGCCCACCACCGCCCTGGACGTCTCTGTCCAGGCCCAGATCCTCAAGCTGCTGAAGCAGCTGCAGCAGGAACGGGGCATGGGGCTGTTGCTCATCACCCACGACCTGGACGTGGCGTCCGACATGGCGGACCGGGTGGCTGTCATGTACGCCGGCCAGATCGTTGAATGGGCGTCACGGGACCAGCTGTACAAGGCGCCGCGGCACCCCTACACACAGAAGCTGTTCGCCGTGCTGCCCCGCCTGGACCGGCGAGGCCAGCGACTGGACAGCCTGCCGGGGCGGGTGCCCAGCCCGGACGCGGAATTGCCGGGCTGCCGCTTCGCGGACCGCTGCCCCCAGGTGTTCCCACGTTGCGGCACGGAGGTCCCCGGCTGGCATGAGGTAGAGCCGGGACACTTTTCCCGCTGCCATCTGGCCGAAGAGGGCCTGGCCCGCAGCGAGGCCAAGGCACGTTTGCCCGAGCCGCCCGGGGGACTCCCGCGGGATTTGTCCCTGGACAAGGTTCCTGTCCTGGAGATAGCCGATCTTGCGGTGCACTTCCCCCTTCGCAGGGGCCTGCTTCGCCGTACCGTGGACCACTTCCGGGCCGTGGACGGGGTCAGCCTATCAATAGCTGCCGGGGAGACCCTGGCCCTGGTGGGTGAGTCGGGTTGTGGCAAGACCACTCTGGCCAGGGCCGTGCTGCGGCTGACGGAGCCCACCTCCGGCGAGGTGAGGCTGACGGGCGAAAATCTGGGGGACATGAAGGGCGAAGTCCTGCGGCGCAAGCGACGGGACATGCAGATCGTGTTCCAGGATCCCTTCTCCAGCCTCAACCCGCGCATGAAGGTGGGGGCCATTCTGGAGGAGGGCATGGCCGCCCTGATGCCGGAACTGGGCGCCAGGGCCCGGGCGGAGCGAGTGGCCTCCCTGCTGGAGCGGGTGGGACTGCCCCTGGAAGCCACGGGGCGCTATCCCCACGAGTTCTCGGGGGGGCAGCGCCAGCGCATCGCCATCGCCCGGGCCCTGGCGGTGGAACCCAAGCTGCTGATCCTGGACGAGCCCACCAGCGCCCTGGACGTGTCGGTCCAGGCCCAGATCCTCAACCTGCTGGCTGATATCCAGGCCCGGAGCGGCCTGGCCTACCTGTTCATCACCCACAACCTCTCGGTGGTGGGCTATCTGGCTCACAGGGTGGCGGTCATGCGCCAGGGGCGGATACTGGAACAGGGGGAGACCGAAGCGATGTTGACGCAGCCGTCCTCGTACTACACCCGGCAGTTGCTGGATGCGGTGCCGGGCAGGGGGCGGATGGGCTAA
- a CDS encoding ABC transporter permease, whose product MKPVILWSDALLLLLLAGVAAMAWSMRHQDWFRDPWRQVMKSRLGAGSALVLSLFLAVGLLDSLHYQERLPDEPGAANPTAQYSGEVLSVLDWLLSDLRTRTEKTYSAPLATHLYVKESVKGPDGQEVRDYPPLQYPGTHLLGTDKVGQDVLYLSLKSIRTGLLIGTLTTLIMLPFAIGLGIAAGYFGGRVDDVIQYLYTTLNSIPGVLLIAAAVLVVQAQIEARPELFDTAAARADVRLLALCAILGLTGWTGLARLLRGEALKLRELEFVQAAQAFGVRRGRILARHLLPNVMHLVIITAVIDFSGLVLAEAVLSYVGVGVDPATNSFGNMINGARLELAREPVVWWQLAAAFVFMFVLVLAANLFADAVRTALDPKSERKA is encoded by the coding sequence ATGAAACCCGTCATCCTCTGGTCCGACGCCCTTCTGCTCCTTCTCCTGGCGGGGGTGGCGGCCATGGCCTGGAGCATGCGCCACCAGGACTGGTTCCGTGATCCCTGGCGCCAGGTGATGAAGTCACGCCTGGGTGCGGGCAGTGCCCTGGTGCTGTCGCTGTTCCTGGCGGTGGGCCTGCTGGACTCCCTGCACTACCAGGAGCGGTTGCCGGACGAACCCGGGGCGGCGAACCCCACGGCGCAATATTCCGGCGAAGTCCTCTCCGTGCTGGACTGGTTGCTCTCCGACCTGCGCACCCGCACCGAGAAGACCTATTCCGCCCCCCTGGCCACCCATCTCTACGTCAAGGAAAGCGTGAAGGGCCCGGACGGGCAGGAGGTGAGGGACTATCCACCCCTGCAATATCCGGGCACCCACCTGCTGGGCACGGACAAGGTGGGCCAGGACGTGCTCTACCTGTCCCTCAAGAGCATCCGCACGGGCCTGCTCATAGGCACCCTCACCACTCTGATCATGCTGCCCTTCGCCATCGGCCTGGGCATTGCCGCCGGCTACTTCGGCGGCCGGGTGGACGACGTGATCCAGTACCTCTACACCACCCTCAACTCCATCCCCGGCGTGCTTCTCATCGCCGCCGCCGTGCTGGTGGTGCAGGCCCAGATCGAAGCCCGGCCGGAACTCTTCGACACCGCCGCCGCCCGGGCCGACGTCCGCCTGCTGGCCCTGTGCGCCATTCTGGGGCTCACGGGCTGGACGGGCCTGGCCCGTCTGTTGCGGGGAGAGGCCCTGAAATTGCGGGAACTGGAATTCGTCCAGGCCGCCCAGGCCTTCGGCGTGCGCCGGGGCCGCATCCTGGCCCGCCACCTGCTGCCCAACGTCATGCACCTGGTGATCATCACCGCCGTCATCGACTTCTCCGGTCTGGTGCTGGCGGAAGCGGTGCTGTCCTACGTGGGTGTGGGCGTGGACCCGGCCACGAACAGCTTCGGCAACATGATCAACGGTGCCCGCCTGGAGCTTGCCCGGGAACCGGTGGTCTGGTGGCAGTTGGCCGCCGCCTTCGTGTTCATGTTCGTACTGGTGCTGGCCGCCAACCTGTTCGCCGACGCGGTGCGCACGGCCCTGGACCCCAAGTCGGAGCGCAAGGCATGA